Within the uncultured Campylobacter sp. genome, the region TATCTTTTATAAAATCCAGCAGCTTAGAAATGTCAAATTTCTTATAATTTGGCGCCAGCTTCTGCGCCAGCACATTCGCATCAAAACTCAATCCTTGATTTAGTAAAATTTTAATTAGCCCCGTAGCTGCGCGGCGAAGCGCATACGGATCTTTATTGCCGCTTGGAACTTTATTGATACTAAAAAGCCCCAGGAGCGTTTCAAATTTCATCGCCACAGCGATTACGCTACTAAATACACCGCTTGGCAGCTCGCTATCCTCGCCGCTAGGCAGATATTGCTCGCGTATCGCGCGGCATACATGATCTGCCAGTCCAGCATGTGCGGCATAGTAATTACCCATAATGCCTTGAAGCTCGCTAAATTCGCCCACCATCGTGCTGCTAAGATCTGCTTTACTAAACATTACGGCATTTTCTATATCCTGCGCAAAATCCTTTTTGCCGATCTCTGCCTCAATTTGCGTAGCATAATCCGCGCTCAGTGCCCTTGCTACCGCTAGCTCGCGCACTTGCTTATCATAAACCGAGCCAAGGGCTTGCATATAGGAGATTTGCTTAAGTTTTTCAGGGCTAAATTCCGCTTGCAAATCGCTTTTCCAAAAAAACATAGCATCGCTTAGGCGCGCGCGTAAAACTTTTTCATTACCGCGTATCACCAGCTCGTCATCATCGGTAATCGCATTACTAACGACAACGAAATGATTGCTTAGGCTTTTACCCTCGAAAACGGGAAAATAGCGCTGATTCTCCTTCATCGAAGTGATGATGACCTCTTTTGGCACGCTTAAAAAATCTCGCTCAAAGCTGCCTAACAGCGCCGTCGGATACTCGGTGATCGCCGTTACTTCATCCAGCAATGCAGGATCGACCTCGATCTTAAAGCCATGCTTTTTCTCGAGATTTGCAAACTCGCTTAGAATTTTATCTTTTCTTTTTTGCTCGCTTAAAATTACGCCGTTACGCTCCAGCAGTGCGAAATAATCCGCGGCGTCTTTAAATTTAATTGCTTCGTATCCAAATTTTCGGTGCGGAAAAAATGCAGCTGCGCTTCGCACGCCATAAATTTCAAAATCTACGTTTTGACCGCCCAAAACGCAGGCTATACTTCTTATCGGACGGATAAACTCAAACTCGCCGCTACCCCAGCGCATCGCGCGCCCAAAATTTAGCGATCGTAAAAACTCCTCTATCATTTCGCCTAGAATTTCACGACTATCGCGCCCCTTTTGCACCGCAGCGTGATATAGCACCTCTTTGCCGCCTACCTGCCGAAATTCCAGCTCGCTTTCGCTTATGCCGCATTTTTTAGCAAAACTTAGCGCTGCAGGGCTCCACGCGCCGTCTTTGAGCGCGACGGATTTTGGTGCGCCCGTGCTTACGATCTGCGCATCATCGCCGCGTTGCGGAAAATCCTCGTGAAATAGCACGAATCTACGCGGGCTAAATTCGAAGCGAAAGTCGCTATTTATGCGGTTAGCCTCAAGCACCGCGCGCCATTTTGGCGCGATATTCGCACGCTCTTTTAAAAACGGGATCGCAGGCAGCTCCTCGACCCCAATCTCAATGAGTAGTTCCATCTTTATCCTTTTTTCGTTGATTTCGTTTTTCGTTTTTCTCCATCATTTCGCGGTTAAATCCTACGATCATAAATATCATAAAAAGCACGAAAAGTGCGGTTATAACGGCGTGTATCATTCTACTATAAATTCCTTTTGCCCTTTATAAATCGTAAAATAGGCGTTTTTAAATTCTAAATTTTTGCCGTTTTGCACAGGAGCGCTTTTGCGAAAAATTCTAAACTCGCCCACGCCTTTTAGATCAATTATGCCATCTTCAACGTCGCCTTTGATCGTGCTTATCACATCTCCTGCGCGCAGCTGCCGCACCGATGCGCTAGGCAAAACGTATGGCGCGATAGAGCCTACGTTGCCGTTTCTAGCTACGATCTCAAAATCGTCGATCTCAAAGCTTTGCTTATAAAATTTCGTCTTTTTTACTAGCAGATCGAGTTTATCGCCTAGCTGCAGCCCGCTGCCGCCATAGACAAAAACTCCGCTTCCATCTTGAGAAATCGCAAAGCCGTGGCGGTTTATAAAGCTCACGACTGCGCCTTTTATCAGCACAGGCTCACTTATAATGCGCCCGTAAAGCTCCTCTATCGTGACGGTCTTTGCGGAGCTAGCGGTATTTTTAGCTAAAAATTCTTGCTTTTTCGGCGTAGATTTTAAAGCGCTCTCGTCCGTTAGAATGAAGCTAATCGGAAAATGATCGGAAGCGGTAGAGGATTTAGCAACCGCAAAGCTGTCCTTTTTATATCCCGGCTCGCTACTAAAAAAATCGTCGCTAAGCAAGATATGATCGAGCACCGCGCCACTTTCATGAGACTCACAAGAGCTAAAATGCTTTAACTGCGAGCAGGGATGTAGCGCCCATAAATCGCTAAATCCATCGCGCTCGATAAGCTCGTTTAGCAAAGAATTTCGCCCGAAATTCGTATTAAAATCTCCCGCTACGATAGCGCGTTGGTGCCCTTGCAAAACCTCGCGTAAAAAGGCGA harbors:
- the glyS gene encoding glycine--tRNA ligase subunit beta, which translates into the protein MELLIEIGVEELPAIPFLKERANIAPKWRAVLEANRINSDFRFEFSPRRFVLFHEDFPQRGDDAQIVSTGAPKSVALKDGAWSPAALSFAKKCGISESELEFRQVGGKEVLYHAAVQKGRDSREILGEMIEEFLRSLNFGRAMRWGSGEFEFIRPIRSIACVLGGQNVDFEIYGVRSAAAFFPHRKFGYEAIKFKDAADYFALLERNGVILSEQKRKDKILSEFANLEKKHGFKIEVDPALLDEVTAITEYPTALLGSFERDFLSVPKEVIITSMKENQRYFPVFEGKSLSNHFVVVSNAITDDDELVIRGNEKVLRARLSDAMFFWKSDLQAEFSPEKLKQISYMQALGSVYDKQVRELAVARALSADYATQIEAEIGKKDFAQDIENAVMFSKADLSSTMVGEFSELQGIMGNYYAAHAGLADHVCRAIREQYLPSGEDSELPSGVFSSVIAVAMKFETLLGLFSINKVPSGNKDPYALRRAATGLIKILLNQGLSFDANVLAQKLAPNYKKFDISKLLDFIKDRLCGIFDEINPSVIKACIASGENNLLLLSKAIKALGEIAAAADFAENFATFKRLANIIKDEKIDAVDENLFEHDAERALNAAFRAIKLNENDVSGYLRSLFGLKGVIDDFFDNVMINVQDAAIRANRIANIGQIYRAFLQFADIKEIGF
- a CDS encoding endonuclease/exonuclease/phosphatase family protein, with amino-acid sequence MRVLALLFAMFVCGASAAELKIASFNVQNLFDGKDDGTEYADFEIGRGSWSEQKYERKLQAVADEISALNADILGLQEIENEAVLKALAQKAGYKFYAFSRAQTAPAGVAVMSRIPIKFQKTYRPIELKTRDILRADFALGGADFSFYVVHMLSARNPLSERKHNFAFLREVLQGHQRAIVAGDFNTNFGRNSLLNELIERDGFSDLWALHPCSQLKHFSSCESHESGAVLDHILLSDDFFSSEPGYKKDSFAVAKSSTASDHFPISFILTDESALKSTPKKQEFLAKNTASSAKTVTIEELYGRIISEPVLIKGAVVSFINRHGFAISQDGSGVFVYGGSGLQLGDKLDLLVKKTKFYKQSFEIDDFEIVARNGNVGSIAPYVLPSASVRQLRAGDVISTIKGDVEDGIIDLKGVGEFRIFRKSAPVQNGKNLEFKNAYFTIYKGQKEFIVE